One Micromonospora craniellae genomic region harbors:
- the ltrA gene encoding group II intron reverse transcriptase/maturase, with the protein MSQPGLTGKSHDIPKRLIWAAWLKVKGNGGAAGADGVTIEQFETRLADNLYRLWNRMSSGSYFPGPVRAVEIPKKGGVRILGIPNVVDRVAQTVAVLVLEPEVEKVFHDDSYGYRPGRSPIDAIRVCRQRCFKKDWVVDLDVKAFFDSVRWDLMLKAVARHTTQSWVMLYVERWLKAPMLMPDGTLAHREKGTPQGGPISPLIANVFLHYGFDTWMVREFPRIGFERFADDVVVHCVTESQAQYVRRAIGRRFADIGLQLHPDKTRIVYCKDDRRRLNYELVTFAFCGYAFRPRKAWDKIRQRRRTGFLPAVAPGKLTDMSRKVASWRLHRHTTWNLNDLAEEVNPALRGWLNYFTAFYPSAVIPIGKRVDRHLMRWARWKYKRLKPSQARTRAWLQEVRKRKPGLFAHWTLRYTT; encoded by the coding sequence GTGAGTCAGCCAGGGTTGACAGGCAAGTCGCACGATATCCCAAAGCGGCTGATCTGGGCCGCGTGGTTGAAGGTGAAAGGTAATGGCGGAGCGGCCGGGGCCGACGGAGTGACGATCGAACAGTTCGAAACGAGGTTGGCTGACAACCTCTACCGGCTGTGGAACCGTATGTCGTCGGGCAGCTATTTCCCCGGCCCGGTCCGGGCGGTGGAGATCCCGAAGAAGGGTGGGGTCAGGATTCTGGGCATTCCCAATGTGGTTGACCGGGTGGCGCAGACGGTGGCGGTGCTGGTGTTGGAGCCGGAGGTGGAGAAGGTGTTCCACGACGACTCCTACGGATATCGTCCCGGACGGTCCCCGATTGATGCGATTCGGGTGTGTCGGCAGCGGTGTTTCAAGAAGGACTGGGTCGTCGATTTGGACGTCAAGGCCTTTTTCGACTCCGTGCGGTGGGATTTGATGCTTAAGGCGGTGGCGCGGCATACGACCCAGTCGTGGGTCATGTTGTATGTGGAGCGCTGGCTCAAGGCGCCGATGCTGATGCCCGACGGAACTTTGGCTCATCGGGAAAAGGGAACCCCGCAGGGCGGGCCGATCTCTCCGTTGATCGCTAACGTCTTCCTGCACTACGGCTTCGATACCTGGATGGTCCGGGAGTTTCCCCGGATCGGGTTCGAGCGGTTCGCGGACGATGTGGTGGTCCATTGCGTGACCGAAAGTCAGGCACAGTATGTGCGCCGGGCGATCGGTCGTCGGTTTGCGGATATCGGGTTGCAGTTGCATCCTGATAAGACGCGCATTGTGTACTGCAAGGACGACCGCCGCCGGCTGAACTATGAGCTGGTGACGTTCGCGTTCTGCGGGTACGCGTTTCGTCCCCGTAAGGCCTGGGACAAGATACGGCAACGTCGGCGAACAGGGTTCCTGCCGGCGGTGGCCCCGGGGAAGCTGACCGATATGAGCCGCAAGGTAGCGTCCTGGCGGTTACATCGACACACGACCTGGAACCTGAACGATCTCGCGGAAGAAGTGAACCCAGCCCTACGTGGTTGGCTGAACTACTTCACCGCGTTCTATCCGAGCGCGGTCATCCCGATCGGCAAGCGCGTCGACCGTCATCTGATGCGCTGGGCAAGGTGGAAGTACAAGCGACTCAAACCCAGCCAAGCCCGTACGCGTGCATGGTTACAAGAGGTCCGAAAACGAAAACCCGGCCTGTTCGCGCACTGGACGCTGCGGTACACGACCTGA
- a CDS encoding transposase family protein yields the protein MIDVPRELVQYLGRLLAAERRARGTRRDTRALTCFHQALLVLIWFRKAEDLTLLAAGFGISRATAYRYRDEGVAVLAAQATDLHTALRRAAADGWSHVILDGKLFDCDRLTETTLSVKGETIDAWYSGKHRDFGANIQAVMRPDGLPIWTSAAMPGHLHDTSCARELGVTAALNWSAAELDLPALADSGYESTGHGIKTPIKQPTDGSRLAPDNRAYNRLLRGLRWQGERGFAILIGRWKTLRHTNISPRRIGDIVAAALHLTHFEYKYLSESC from the coding sequence ATGATCGATGTCCCCAGGGAACTCGTGCAGTACCTCGGCCGGCTGCTGGCCGCCGAACGCCGAGCCCGCGGAACCCGGCGTGACACCCGCGCCCTGACCTGCTTCCACCAGGCACTTCTCGTGCTCATCTGGTTCCGCAAAGCCGAGGACCTGACCCTGCTGGCCGCCGGATTCGGGATCTCCCGGGCCACCGCCTACCGCTACCGCGACGAGGGCGTAGCCGTACTCGCCGCCCAGGCGACCGACCTGCACACCGCTCTGCGTCGGGCCGCCGCCGACGGCTGGTCCCACGTGATCCTCGACGGCAAACTGTTCGACTGCGACCGGCTCACCGAGACCACCCTGTCCGTCAAGGGCGAGACCATCGACGCCTGGTATTCGGGAAAGCACCGCGACTTCGGCGCGAACATCCAAGCCGTCATGCGCCCGGACGGGCTACCGATCTGGACATCGGCGGCGATGCCCGGGCATCTGCATGACACCAGCTGCGCCCGCGAACTCGGCGTCACCGCCGCCCTGAACTGGTCCGCCGCCGAACTCGACCTGCCCGCCCTGGCCGACTCCGGCTACGAAAGCACAGGCCACGGCATCAAGACCCCGATCAAGCAGCCCACCGACGGCAGCCGGCTCGCACCCGACAACCGCGCCTACAACCGACTGCTCCGCGGCCTGCGATGGCAAGGCGAACGCGGCTTCGCCATCCTGATCGGACGCTGGAAGACGCTCCGCCACACGAACATCAGCCCACGCCGAATCGGCGACATCGTCGCCGCCGCATTACACCTGACCCACTTCGAATACAAATACCTATCCGAATCTTGTTGA
- a CDS encoding phytanoyl-CoA dioxygenase family protein: MVDVPATDIAEVDVAVSGREGITAAVESLRSDGVVILRRAVDPALLASVSDMVIDWHERFLSGAVHNYSLGEETATRIPDIWQDAFTEPRELQGFRKWNVAGMDSRFIPLVDCEPLYSIIHGFIGPDLSVTKTQMLVLPPGCLDSPFLHTDAGSLADVVEHMDASPVMVSAQVFLTDLPSPGMGNFTCVPGSHGKRYPWSPDNPTRSQLGGPLGEDIPMDIRRQAIVRAGDVAVFIHSLWHGATSNASPVPRRSLILSYAKSFVRPYDYESTPDIVLRHGTSRQRLLFGDLGAWAFRPGCFYHYPDDYLKMLASDPVVGP, translated from the coding sequence ATGGTGGATGTTCCTGCCACCGACATCGCCGAAGTTGACGTGGCGGTGTCCGGGCGGGAGGGCATCACGGCCGCCGTGGAATCACTGCGCTCAGACGGCGTGGTGATTCTGCGGCGTGCCGTCGATCCGGCCCTTCTCGCAAGCGTCAGCGACATGGTCATTGATTGGCACGAACGGTTCCTGAGCGGCGCGGTTCACAACTACTCACTTGGCGAGGAGACAGCGACCAGAATACCGGACATCTGGCAGGACGCCTTCACTGAACCCCGCGAGTTGCAGGGCTTCCGCAAGTGGAACGTCGCGGGAATGGACTCCCGATTCATTCCGTTGGTGGACTGCGAGCCGCTTTACAGCATTATTCACGGCTTTATCGGGCCAGACCTGAGTGTCACCAAGACACAGATGCTCGTGTTGCCTCCGGGCTGCCTCGATTCACCGTTCCTGCACACCGACGCCGGCTCGCTAGCCGACGTTGTCGAACACATGGACGCTTCGCCTGTAATGGTGTCTGCACAGGTGTTCCTCACCGATCTACCGAGCCCAGGCATGGGTAACTTCACGTGCGTTCCTGGGTCGCACGGGAAGCGGTATCCGTGGTCGCCAGACAATCCAACCCGATCCCAATTGGGCGGCCCCCTCGGGGAAGATATCCCGATGGACATTCGCCGGCAGGCAATTGTACGGGCGGGTGATGTCGCCGTATTCATTCACTCGCTGTGGCACGGCGCGACAAGTAACGCCTCGCCGGTACCGAGACGCAGCCTAATTCTCTCTTATGCGAAATCTTTCGTGCGCCCCTACGACTACGAGTCGACGCCGGACATCGTGCTTCGTCATGGAACATCTCGACAGCGTCTCCTGTTCGGAGATCTCGGCGCTTGGGCTTTTCGGCCTGGATGTTTCTATCACTATCCTGACGACTATCTGAAGATGCTAGCCTCTGATCCCGTTGTTGGACCATGA
- a CDS encoding non-ribosomal peptide synthetase encodes MPLHEHIEDLADRCPDRVVLSAGPETLSAAELDQFGNRIAWSLSDRGVRPGDLVAVALPRDITLVAALLGVLKSGAAYVPIDPHLPAARIRSMLDDSGARYVLVSSAWAHADPYGSRTCLDPRDPDWLRAEGRRPQVDVHGSDAAYVIYTSGTTGLPKGVIVEHRNVDNLVSGWSNAISFPRGATMSSLATVAFDIFLSETILPMVYGLRVALATDEDVSTPSAIADFLARHNVTAIQATPSRLAWLLADNRVRAELAKAELLIVGGEAFPAPLLAEARRYTKAAIYNVYGPTEATVWTSAKLLADDQPITIGQPIQGVAYHLVDESGIEPSLGELGELCISGEALARGYFGDPVKTRDRFGTGSRRYRTGDLARRLNNGEVQVSGRTDQQIKIDGYRVELMEVETVLAEAAGVAAAVVVLLDGEISRTLVAAVMPASVDPDAVWAHAARRLPRYMMPSTIVAVASLPLSHSGKADRRAVETMLREHIRTEEDPLDYVYAMVTRWLGSPVDPDCGSLLDLGVGSLNTARLIAEIACRYEVRLELSDVIAVRSLRHLADRIRRHVTTA; translated from the coding sequence ATGCCGCTGCATGAGCATATTGAGGACCTGGCCGACCGATGCCCGGACCGTGTCGTCCTGTCTGCCGGGCCGGAGACGTTGAGTGCTGCCGAACTCGATCAGTTCGGTAACCGTATCGCGTGGTCTCTATCCGATCGCGGAGTTCGGCCCGGTGACCTCGTCGCGGTTGCGCTTCCGCGCGATATCACACTCGTTGCGGCGCTGCTTGGCGTGCTCAAGTCCGGCGCGGCCTATGTGCCCATCGACCCCCATCTGCCGGCTGCCCGGATAAGATCCATGCTCGACGACTCGGGCGCGCGCTACGTCCTGGTGAGCAGTGCTTGGGCGCACGCGGACCCCTACGGATCGAGAACGTGTCTCGATCCGCGCGACCCGGACTGGCTGCGCGCCGAGGGCAGGCGGCCACAAGTCGATGTCCACGGCTCAGACGCCGCATATGTCATCTATACCTCTGGAACGACGGGCCTCCCGAAGGGCGTGATTGTCGAGCATCGCAATGTCGACAACCTCGTCAGCGGCTGGTCAAACGCGATCTCGTTCCCTCGCGGCGCAACAATGAGTTCGCTAGCAACCGTCGCTTTCGACATCTTTCTGTCCGAGACCATCCTTCCAATGGTCTATGGCCTGAGGGTAGCGCTCGCCACGGATGAGGACGTAAGCACCCCGTCTGCCATCGCTGATTTTTTGGCTCGTCACAATGTGACCGCGATACAGGCCACCCCGTCTCGACTGGCTTGGCTTCTGGCCGACAACCGGGTCCGAGCAGAGCTAGCCAAAGCCGAGTTACTTATTGTCGGTGGCGAGGCATTTCCGGCGCCGCTCCTGGCCGAGGCACGCAGATACACCAAGGCCGCTATATACAATGTCTACGGGCCAACTGAGGCTACTGTATGGACATCCGCCAAGCTGCTCGCCGACGATCAGCCCATAACGATAGGTCAACCTATCCAAGGCGTGGCCTACCATTTAGTGGATGAGTCCGGAATCGAGCCCTCGCTAGGCGAACTGGGTGAACTGTGTATCAGCGGCGAGGCGCTGGCACGGGGCTATTTCGGGGATCCGGTCAAGACGCGCGATCGATTCGGGACAGGGTCTCGTCGCTACCGCACGGGCGACTTGGCCCGCCGGTTGAACAACGGCGAGGTTCAGGTCTCAGGACGGACAGACCAACAGATTAAGATCGACGGCTATCGTGTCGAACTGATGGAGGTCGAGACGGTTCTAGCCGAGGCTGCTGGCGTCGCTGCTGCGGTTGTCGTGCTCCTCGACGGCGAGATCAGCCGGACGCTCGTCGCCGCAGTGATGCCAGCATCTGTCGATCCGGACGCAGTCTGGGCGCATGCAGCCCGGCGGCTTCCGCGATACATGATGCCATCGACCATCGTCGCGGTCGCTTCCCTGCCGCTGAGTCATTCCGGGAAGGCAGATCGTCGCGCTGTCGAGACAATGCTGCGCGAGCACATACGTACAGAGGAAGACCCTTTGGATTATGTGTACGCGATGGTCACACGGTGGCTAGGTAGTCCTGTCGATCCGGACTGCGGCAGCTTACTCGATCTTGGAGTCGGATCGCTCAACACAGCCCGTCTCATTGCGGAGATCGCCTGCCGCTATGAGGTGCGTCTCGAACTATCTGACGTGATCGCCGTGCGGTCGCTTCGGCACCTCGCTGACCGGATTCGCCGACACGTCACCACCGCCTGA
- the ileS gene encoding isoleucine--tRNA ligase: MTDMEPVKSPFAALPAKVDLGGLDRRIIKWWQANDVFARSLAQTADGPLWVFYEGPPTANGTPGTHHVEARVFKDVFPRFRTMKGYSVPRRAGWDCHGLPVELAVEKELGLSGKPDIEKVGIAEFNARCRESVLRHVDEFEQLTERMGYWIDLSHPYETMSPEYVDSVWWSLKHIHSDGRLVEDFRVAPYCTRDGTTLSDHEVAQGYETVTDPSVYVRFPLHHPVEGHVGVDLLVWTTTPWTLVSNTAVAAHPEVTYVVARAEKGTFIVAEPLLGRVLGDDVEVLASVPGTELAGLRYQRPFDLVDIPDAHRVVLADYVTTEDGTGLVHQAPAFGAEDLAVCRANGLPVINPVAPNGRFLDEVRLVGGVFFKDADAILIEELKRAGLLFRYERFEHSYPHCWRCHTPLMYYAQPSWYIRTTTVSDALLRENERTNWYPEHIKHGRYGDWLNNNIDWALSRSRYWGTPLPLWRCGNNHITAIGSRAELGELAGEDLSSLDPHRPYIDAVTFACPECGETATRVPEVVDAWYDSGAMPFASLGYPHVPGSEEAFEKTYPAQYICEAIDQTRGWFYTLMAIGTLVFDRSPYENVVCLGHIMAEDGRKMSKHLGNILLPIPLMDTHGADALRWFMACSGSPWAQRRVGPGPLDDIVRKVLMTYWNTASFFSLYASHSTWAPKTAHPVEDRPILDRWVLGELHALAAAVDERMENYDTARAGRLLADFVDDLSNWYVRRSRQRFWEGDQDALVTLYECLDGLTRLLAPFVPFITEEVWQQIIRPGNPSAPDSVHLATWPQPDANLIDPELSAQVATARALAEAGRAARKASSMRIRQPLSRALVGLPSGTALAQALLDDVGDELNVKLLEPLDAGSEVIDVQVKPNFREIGKRFGKQTQVVAKAVLATDPRVLVNGIRDSGVFHLSAGGEEITIGADDVLISELPRTGWVVESQRGVTIALDTEITPELEAEGIARDVVRVVQQARRDADLDVSDRIALSVAGPAQILAVIRRHQELIAHETLADSVALMDALSEGFPGTVGAGDEILVRVARS, from the coding sequence ATGACGGACATGGAGCCGGTCAAGTCGCCCTTTGCGGCGTTGCCGGCTAAGGTCGATCTGGGTGGGTTGGATCGCCGTATTATCAAGTGGTGGCAAGCTAACGACGTTTTCGCTCGTAGTTTGGCTCAGACCGCCGATGGCCCGCTGTGGGTGTTCTATGAGGGTCCGCCGACTGCCAATGGCACGCCGGGAACCCATCATGTGGAAGCGCGGGTTTTCAAAGATGTCTTCCCGCGCTTTAGGACGATGAAGGGCTACTCGGTGCCTCGCCGCGCGGGCTGGGATTGCCACGGCCTGCCGGTTGAACTCGCTGTGGAGAAGGAGTTGGGCCTCAGCGGAAAGCCGGACATCGAGAAGGTAGGCATCGCCGAGTTCAACGCCCGATGTCGTGAGTCCGTGCTTCGTCATGTGGACGAATTTGAGCAACTAACGGAGCGAATGGGCTACTGGATCGACTTATCGCACCCGTATGAGACGATGTCGCCCGAGTATGTGGATAGTGTGTGGTGGTCATTGAAGCACATCCACTCCGATGGTCGCCTGGTGGAGGATTTCCGGGTCGCGCCGTATTGCACCCGTGACGGTACGACGTTGTCTGACCACGAGGTCGCTCAGGGATACGAGACGGTGACCGACCCTTCCGTCTACGTACGGTTCCCGCTGCATCATCCGGTCGAGGGGCACGTTGGTGTGGATTTGCTGGTCTGGACGACCACGCCCTGGACGCTCGTGTCGAACACGGCGGTGGCGGCCCATCCTGAGGTGACCTACGTCGTCGCCCGTGCAGAAAAGGGCACGTTTATCGTGGCCGAGCCGCTGCTAGGCCGGGTTCTCGGCGATGACGTCGAGGTGCTGGCGTCGGTGCCCGGAACCGAACTCGCTGGGTTGCGTTATCAGCGTCCCTTCGACCTTGTCGACATCCCGGACGCCCATCGGGTTGTGCTCGCTGACTATGTCACGACGGAGGACGGCACTGGCTTGGTTCACCAGGCGCCAGCTTTTGGGGCTGAGGACCTTGCCGTTTGCCGCGCCAATGGGCTGCCCGTGATCAACCCGGTAGCGCCCAACGGCCGTTTCCTCGATGAGGTGCGACTGGTCGGCGGCGTCTTCTTCAAGGATGCTGACGCCATCCTCATCGAGGAGCTGAAGCGCGCTGGCCTTCTTTTTCGCTACGAGCGTTTCGAGCATTCGTATCCCCACTGCTGGCGTTGCCACACCCCGCTGATGTACTACGCCCAGCCGTCCTGGTACATCCGGACGACGACCGTCAGCGACGCGCTGTTGCGAGAGAATGAGCGCACCAACTGGTACCCGGAGCACATCAAGCACGGCCGGTACGGCGACTGGCTGAACAACAACATCGACTGGGCTCTGTCGCGGTCCCGTTACTGGGGCACGCCACTACCGTTGTGGCGCTGCGGCAACAACCACATCACCGCGATCGGCTCCCGGGCCGAACTCGGAGAGTTGGCCGGCGAGGATTTGTCCAGCCTCGATCCGCACCGCCCGTACATCGACGCTGTTACATTCGCCTGCCCGGAATGCGGCGAAACAGCCACGCGGGTGCCGGAGGTGGTCGACGCATGGTATGACTCCGGGGCGATGCCGTTCGCCTCGCTCGGCTACCCGCACGTACCCGGCAGCGAGGAAGCGTTCGAGAAGACCTATCCGGCCCAGTACATCTGCGAGGCCATCGATCAGACACGCGGATGGTTCTACACCCTGATGGCCATCGGCACGCTTGTCTTCGACAGGTCCCCGTACGAAAACGTAGTCTGCCTCGGGCACATCATGGCCGAGGACGGCCGCAAAATGAGCAAGCACCTGGGAAACATCCTGCTGCCGATCCCACTCATGGACACGCACGGCGCGGACGCGCTGCGCTGGTTCATGGCCTGCTCGGGCTCGCCTTGGGCGCAGCGCCGCGTCGGTCCCGGACCACTCGACGACATCGTCCGCAAGGTGCTCATGACCTACTGGAACACCGCGTCGTTCTTCTCGCTCTACGCGTCCCACTCGACGTGGGCACCGAAGACCGCCCACCCCGTTGAAGACCGGCCCATCCTCGACCGTTGGGTTCTGGGCGAGTTGCACGCGCTCGCTGCGGCCGTGGATGAGCGGATGGAAAACTACGATACTGCGCGCGCCGGAAGGCTGCTCGCCGACTTCGTCGACGATCTGTCGAACTGGTACGTGCGGCGGTCACGGCAGCGGTTCTGGGAAGGCGATCAAGACGCACTCGTCACGCTTTACGAGTGCCTGGATGGTCTGACCCGGCTCCTCGCGCCGTTCGTCCCGTTCATCACCGAGGAGGTGTGGCAGCAAATCATTCGACCGGGGAATCCGTCCGCGCCGGATTCGGTGCACCTTGCGACGTGGCCGCAGCCCGACGCCAACCTCATCGACCCCGAGTTGTCCGCACAGGTCGCCACTGCCCGTGCCCTTGCCGAGGCAGGTCGTGCAGCGCGGAAGGCGAGTAGTATGCGGATTCGGCAGCCGTTGAGCCGGGCGCTTGTGGGTCTGCCGTCCGGCACGGCATTGGCGCAGGCGTTGCTCGATGATGTTGGAGACGAGTTGAACGTCAAGCTTCTGGAGCCACTCGACGCAGGCAGCGAGGTCATCGATGTGCAGGTCAAACCGAACTTCAGAGAGATCGGCAAGCGGTTCGGGAAGCAGACCCAGGTCGTAGCCAAGGCAGTCCTCGCGACCGATCCACGCGTGCTCGTCAATGGCATCAGAGACTCGGGAGTCTTCCATCTCTCTGCCGGCGGCGAGGAGATCACCATCGGCGCGGACGACGTCCTCATCTCGGAGCTGCCACGTACCGGTTGGGTGGTCGAGTCGCAGCGTGGCGTGACGATCGCACTGGATACAGAGATCACCCCAGAGCTAGAGGCTGAGGGTATTGCCCGGGACGTCGTCCGCGTCGTGCAACAAGCACGGCGGGATGCCGACCTCGACGTCTCAGACCGGATCGCTCTGTCGGTAGCGGGACCAGCACAGATTCTGGCTGTGATCCGCCGCCATCAGGAGCTCATCGCTCATGAGACGCTCGCGGACTCGGTGGCGCTGATGGATGCGCTCTCCGAAGGATTCCCAGGAACCGTAGGGGCCGGTGACGAGATCCTGGTCCGGGTTGCCCGGTCATGA
- a CDS encoding sigma-70 RNA polymerase sigma factor region 4 domain-containing protein codes for MPAPHQPTPLSNAGLGPPRRRADLTVLGQIEAQARTRITLTVPSNVIDPDTLPTPLPMVDFRLHVMRAPGHVRDRAWRHLADTARAHRSDWNLYALGVAYPKLRTQANKLTAYLAPGPAAQAHYTLAIEFLFALHRLDLTTPQLFPRLTDAAYTHASGRKRQHPPPLYDLDALPDDRIPRSEHGNPEHDAHLDDANQETVHDVLNRLVTQANTRTGRQTISDTQATLIRRTYLNGETLRAVADDLHLSEPSASKQRTRAATTIARLLSRHDLTEPPHPQARLPDTTRRSGHSRLGTRRSIRRQATVGGQRRPGAERQLDPRA; via the coding sequence GTGCCCGCCCCGCACCAGCCGACCCCACTGTCCAACGCCGGACTGGGACCACCACGACGACGGGCCGACCTCACCGTCCTCGGCCAGATCGAAGCCCAGGCCCGCACCCGCATCACGCTGACCGTCCCCAGCAACGTCATCGACCCGGACACACTGCCGACCCCGCTGCCCATGGTCGACTTCCGCCTCCACGTCATGCGCGCCCCCGGGCATGTTCGGGACCGGGCCTGGCGGCACCTCGCCGACACCGCCCGCGCCCACCGCAGCGACTGGAACCTGTACGCGCTCGGCGTCGCCTACCCGAAACTCCGCACCCAGGCCAACAAGCTCACCGCGTACCTCGCCCCCGGCCCGGCCGCCCAGGCCCACTACACCCTCGCCATCGAGTTCCTGTTCGCCCTGCACCGCCTCGACCTGACCACACCGCAGCTCTTCCCCCGACTCACCGACGCCGCCTACACCCACGCCAGCGGACGCAAACGACAACACCCACCACCCCTGTATGACCTCGACGCGCTACCCGACGACCGCATCCCCCGCTCCGAGCACGGCAACCCCGAACACGACGCCCACCTCGACGACGCCAACCAGGAAACCGTCCACGACGTCCTGAACCGCCTCGTCACCCAGGCCAACACCCGCACAGGCCGGCAGACGATCAGCGACACCCAGGCCACCCTGATCCGCCGCACCTACCTCAACGGCGAAACCCTACGCGCGGTCGCCGACGACCTGCACCTCAGCGAACCCAGCGCCTCCAAACAACGCACCCGCGCCGCCACCACCATCGCCAGACTCCTCAGCCGACACGACCTCACCGAACCCCCACACCCACAGGCCCGGCTGCCCGACACCACCCGCCGGAGCGGCCATAGTCGCCTCGGTACCCGCAGGTCAATCCGGAGGCAGGCCACCGTCGGCGGTCAGCGCCGCCCTGGTGCCGAACGCCAACTCGATCCCCGTGCGTAA
- a CDS encoding replication-relaxation family protein produces the protein MSSGTTLRLRASGGPSEQLLLLLNDHRVMTTDQLARATSTPARTVLYRLEQLRAAGMVDYDRPGRHTGSAPHHWWLRPAGARLITGTALADGRRPSAMFSAHAATITEVWLALRDNGPPAGLTMTGWATDRAGWQEWDGPTSAWGGTTTKRLTPDAVYEAVLPDGRATAAFVEIDLASMTHTQLRAKLDRYRAYTRDQAWRGRFPHCPPLLLFTTTAHRAVTFTRNAAKHLREDHTPSRYRRNAVTDFDLIAEHGRLIVAATGLVRDPARAVTAHAWNLTDLEAAETTITAILTERATVTAAAQPAYRRERAAELARRRSHTLRDLARHPQQLESSLGPAAVDLLTYLFDRDHDPRNPFTPDLDTSSVLAALADWWRHHPDDTTTAKTLRTALTRAHHTAWSHQVHHLAHLANGGDDRPAWYTAATHLTRQRLLTPTEHHRLDHAHTREQAQADVWRDWQPPNRHYGTRLTYPQWRDEHVDQRWRALSWWQRHHTHRDTLTAAFDDKHLTACARCALTLPTNDTGNCPGCHHHQRLPHTQRHSITPLTDLITALLAKTADDPSPPPGTTGISTAPGRD, from the coding sequence ATGTCGTCCGGAACCACCCTACGGCTGCGGGCCTCCGGCGGCCCCAGCGAACAACTCCTGCTCCTGCTCAACGACCACCGGGTCATGACCACGGACCAACTCGCCCGCGCCACATCGACTCCGGCCCGTACGGTGCTGTACCGGCTCGAACAACTCCGTGCCGCCGGCATGGTCGACTACGACCGGCCCGGCCGCCACACCGGCAGCGCACCCCACCACTGGTGGCTCCGCCCCGCCGGAGCACGCCTGATCACCGGCACCGCCCTGGCCGACGGCCGCCGACCCTCGGCCATGTTCTCCGCCCACGCCGCCACCATCACCGAGGTGTGGCTCGCCCTGCGCGACAACGGCCCACCCGCCGGACTCACCATGACCGGCTGGGCCACCGACCGGGCCGGCTGGCAGGAATGGGACGGCCCCACCTCCGCATGGGGCGGCACCACTACCAAGCGCCTCACGCCCGACGCCGTGTACGAAGCCGTCCTGCCCGATGGGAGGGCGACGGCGGCGTTCGTGGAGATCGACCTCGCCTCCATGACCCACACCCAGCTCAGAGCCAAACTCGACCGGTACCGCGCCTACACCCGCGACCAAGCATGGCGCGGCAGGTTCCCGCACTGCCCACCCCTGCTGCTGTTCACCACCACCGCCCACCGGGCCGTCACCTTCACCCGCAACGCCGCCAAACACCTCCGCGAAGACCACACCCCCAGCCGCTACCGGCGAAACGCTGTCACCGACTTCGACCTAATCGCCGAACACGGCCGGCTCATCGTCGCCGCGACCGGCCTCGTCCGCGACCCCGCCCGCGCCGTCACCGCCCACGCCTGGAACCTCACCGACCTCGAAGCCGCCGAAACCACGATCACCGCGATCCTCACGGAACGCGCCACCGTCACCGCCGCCGCCCAACCCGCCTACCGGCGGGAACGCGCCGCCGAACTCGCCCGCCGACGCTCCCACACCCTGCGCGACCTGGCCCGCCACCCACAGCAACTCGAATCGAGCCTCGGCCCCGCCGCCGTCGACCTGCTGACCTACCTCTTCGACCGCGACCACGACCCCCGCAACCCGTTCACCCCCGACCTCGACACCAGCAGCGTTCTGGCCGCGCTCGCCGACTGGTGGCGACACCACCCCGACGACACCACCACCGCTAAGACGCTGCGCACCGCGCTCACCCGGGCACACCACACCGCCTGGTCCCACCAGGTCCACCACCTCGCCCACCTCGCCAACGGAGGCGACGACCGGCCCGCCTGGTACACCGCCGCCACCCACCTCACACGACAACGCCTACTCACCCCCACCGAACACCACCGGCTCGACCACGCCCACACCCGCGAACAAGCCCAAGCCGACGTCTGGCGCGACTGGCAACCCCCCAACCGCCACTACGGCACCCGGCTCACCTACCCGCAGTGGCGCGACGAACACGTCGACCAGCGGTGGCGCGCACTGTCCTGGTGGCAACGCCACCACACCCACCGCGACACCCTCACCGCCGCGTTCGACGACAAACACCTCACCGCCTGCGCCCGCTGCGCCCTCACCCTGCCCACCAACGACACCGGCAACTGCCCTGGCTGCCACCACCACCAACGCCTACCCCACACCCAGCGACACTCGATCACCCCACTGACCGACCTCATCACCGCACTACTCGCCAAGACGGCCGACGACCCCTCACCGCCACCCGGCACCACCGGAATCTCGACCGCGCCCGGTCGAGATTGA